In a genomic window of Venatoribacter cucullus:
- a CDS encoding pentapeptide repeat-containing protein: protein MATPVISQDPLYQMLRHDNVAGFNQARASGTPCDLRGCDLRGLDLRGINLTEADLTDAYFRGADLRGIDFRSCQMDGVSLADAKISGCYFPVAIPATEILLSVTHGIRLRHP from the coding sequence ATGGCAACTCCGGTTATCAGCCAGGATCCGCTTTATCAGATGCTGCGGCACGACAATGTTGCGGGATTTAATCAGGCCCGCGCCAGCGGCACGCCCTGCGATCTGCGTGGCTGCGATTTACGCGGGCTTGATCTGCGCGGTATTAATCTGACCGAGGCCGACCTCACTGACGCCTATTTCCGCGGCGCCGACCTGCGTGGTATCGACTTCCGCAGCTGCCAGATGGATGGTGTCAGCCTCGCCGACGCCAAGATCAGTGGCTGTTATTTTCCGGTCGCGATCCCAGCCACCGAAATTCTGCTGTCCGTTACCCACGGTATCCGTTTGCGTCATCCGTAA
- a CDS encoding TIGR00341 family protein — translation MQIIEVVSPASLEDDVLRLAKRNEVSDVWISGQRDNQSVIKILLSNEKSQKVMDQLQELMSGKNNFRVLVYPLELSLPNDSTKKASLTRESLYNQLSAESQLDGHYLMLVFLSTVVAAIGLMENNVAVIIGAMVIAPLLGPNLALSLATTLGHIKEVRKSLRTLLAGLLLALVISIGIGVVSPNIDLTSELMSRTHVGLSSLALALASGAAAALSITTGVSSVLVGVMVAVALLPPTVTLGIMLGIQNWQLALGALALLLVNIASVNFTTQLTMRLKGIQPREDKFRTVSKVVFSIGTVFWLGILVYLVLHMPDTIGLLQDVSE, via the coding sequence ATGCAAATTATCGAAGTTGTATCCCCCGCTTCCCTGGAAGACGACGTGCTGCGGCTGGCCAAACGCAATGAAGTCAGTGATGTCTGGATCAGTGGTCAGCGCGACAATCAGTCGGTGATCAAAATCCTGCTCAGCAACGAAAAATCGCAGAAGGTGATGGATCAGCTGCAGGAGCTGATGTCGGGCAAAAATAATTTCCGCGTGCTGGTGTATCCGCTGGAATTATCCCTGCCCAACGACAGCACCAAAAAAGCCAGTCTCACCCGCGAATCGCTGTACAACCAGCTGTCGGCGGAAAGCCAGCTGGACGGGCACTATCTGATGCTGGTGTTTTTATCCACCGTGGTGGCCGCCATTGGCCTGATGGAAAATAACGTCGCGGTGATTATCGGCGCCATGGTGATTGCACCACTGCTGGGGCCGAACCTGGCACTGTCGCTGGCCACAACCCTGGGCCACATCAAAGAAGTACGCAAATCCCTGCGCACCCTGCTGGCCGGCTTACTACTGGCGCTGGTTATTTCGATTGGCATCGGGGTGGTGTCACCCAACATCGACTTAACCAGCGAACTGATGAGCCGTACCCATGTTGGCCTCAGCAGTCTGGCGCTGGCGCTGGCCTCCGGGGCCGCAGCCGCCTTATCAATTACCACCGGCGTCTCTTCCGTACTGGTGGGCGTGATGGTGGCGGTGGCGTTATTACCGCCCACAGTAACCCTGGGGATTATGCTGGGCATTCAGAATTGGCAGCTGGCGCTGGGCGCCTTAGCGCTGCTGCTGGTTAACATTGCCTCAGTGAATTTCACCACCCAGCTCACCATGCGTTTAAAAGGCATTCAGCCACGGGAAGATAAATTCCGCACCGTGTCCAAAGTGGTGTTCAGTATTGGTACGGTATTCTGGCTGGGCATTCTGGTGTATCTGGTGCTGCACATGCCGGATACCATTGGCTTATTACAGGACGTCTCAGAATAA
- a CDS encoding DNA polymerase II, with product MTQAFLLTSHWQDTATDTQLTFWWLTPEGPVRQQLQHPSVCFIPLSDQPRASSIAATLGWPVVIRPVPLQHFDGTAAAACYLPTGYVYRWRDVLQEQGIPCRETDIRPTDRYLMERFVYGAAVLHGDLQPDPQRNFYHCQAGKIRSPSGPDWRPPLRCLSLDIETSFPRRGQPDRLFSVGLYADDCQRVLMLGEPDASTPTLQFFADEPALLQALLQQLADYDPDVIMGWNIVQFDFEFLRRKFQQHHIPFTLGRDGSELEWRQSRSNPERIFLAIAGRVVLDGIDLLRNATYQFESFALNDVAQHFLGEQKLLTGADRGGDIEQLFLHDKPALAAYNLKDCQLVWQIFARAGLLEFAIERARMTGLTLDRNGGSVAAFENLYLPRLHRAGFVAPDIGDGYSAEKSPGGYVMNSRPGLFEHVLVLDFKSLYPSIIRTFCIDPMGLVEGMRLPAATDHSVVPGFFGGRFHPQRHILPALIRQLGDKREQAKQAGNKALSQAIKVIMASCYGVLGSEGCRFYDTRLSASITKRGHEIIQRSSQWLQQQGYDVIYGDTDSVFVWLKTSVSDEQADRIGRQLVQGLNAWWAATLQREFGIISYLEMEYETHYRRFFMPSIRGAEEGSKKRYAGLIVDARGEPQMVFKGLETVRSDWTPLARNFQKELYRRIFLQQPYAQWLRDEVKALLAGERDEQLVYRKRLRQPLSAYQKNIPPHAQAAAKLEQWLQLKGLPSRFGQRGGRIEYRMTLNGPEPLWPDGSVGAAVDYGHYLEKQLRPLAEAIFHFIGEDFADLAGLQLSLF from the coding sequence ATGACCCAGGCTTTTTTATTAACCAGCCATTGGCAGGATACCGCCACTGACACGCAACTGACGTTCTGGTGGCTGACGCCGGAAGGGCCGGTACGGCAGCAGCTGCAACACCCTTCGGTGTGTTTTATTCCGCTATCAGACCAGCCGCGCGCCAGCAGCATTGCCGCCACGCTCGGCTGGCCGGTAGTGATCCGGCCAGTGCCTTTGCAACATTTTGATGGCACTGCTGCGGCTGCCTGTTATTTACCGACGGGTTACGTTTACCGCTGGCGCGATGTGCTGCAGGAGCAGGGCATACCTTGCCGTGAAACCGATATCCGCCCCACCGATCGTTATTTGATGGAGCGTTTTGTGTATGGCGCGGCGGTATTGCACGGTGATTTGCAACCGGATCCGCAGCGCAATTTTTACCACTGCCAGGCAGGCAAAATCCGCTCGCCCTCGGGCCCCGACTGGCGCCCGCCACTGCGCTGTCTGTCGCTGGATATTGAAACCTCCTTCCCCCGCCGCGGCCAACCCGACCGGTTATTTTCCGTGGGGCTGTACGCCGATGATTGTCAGCGCGTACTGATGCTGGGCGAGCCTGATGCCAGCACCCCGACATTGCAATTTTTTGCCGATGAACCGGCGTTATTACAGGCATTGCTGCAGCAACTGGCCGACTATGATCCGGATGTGATCATGGGCTGGAATATCGTGCAGTTTGATTTTGAATTTCTGCGCCGTAAATTCCAGCAGCACCATATTCCGTTTACCCTGGGCCGTGATGGTTCGGAACTGGAATGGCGGCAAAGCCGCAGCAATCCTGAACGTATTTTTTTAGCCATCGCCGGGCGGGTGGTGCTGGATGGTATTGATCTGCTGCGCAATGCCACCTACCAGTTTGAAAGTTTCGCGCTTAATGATGTGGCCCAGCATTTTCTCGGTGAGCAGAAATTATTAACCGGTGCCGATCGCGGCGGTGATATTGAGCAATTGTTTCTTCACGATAAACCGGCACTGGCGGCCTATAACCTGAAAGACTGCCAGCTGGTATGGCAGATTTTTGCCCGTGCCGGGTTGCTGGAATTTGCCATCGAACGTGCGCGCATGACCGGTCTGACGCTGGACCGTAACGGCGGCTCAGTGGCGGCGTTTGAAAACCTGTATCTGCCGCGCCTGCACCGGGCCGGTTTTGTGGCACCGGATATCGGCGATGGTTACAGCGCGGAAAAAAGCCCGGGCGGCTATGTGATGAATTCGCGGCCCGGTTTGTTTGAGCATGTCCTGGTGCTGGATTTTAAAAGCCTGTATCCCTCGATTATCCGCACTTTTTGCATTGACCCGATGGGGCTGGTGGAAGGCATGCGCTTACCAGCGGCCACCGATCACAGCGTGGTGCCGGGTTTTTTCGGCGGCCGTTTTCACCCGCAGCGGCATATTTTGCCGGCATTAATCCGCCAGCTGGGCGACAAGCGCGAGCAGGCCAAACAAGCTGGCAATAAAGCCCTGAGTCAGGCCATTAAAGTGATTATGGCGTCCTGCTATGGCGTGCTGGGTTCGGAGGGCTGCCGTTTTTACGATACGCGTTTATCCGCCTCGATTACCAAGCGCGGGCACGAGATTATTCAGCGCAGTTCGCAGTGGCTTCAGCAGCAGGGGTATGACGTTATTTACGGTGATACCGACTCGGTATTTGTGTGGCTGAAAACCTCGGTCAGCGATGAGCAGGCCGACCGCATTGGCCGGCAGCTGGTGCAGGGATTAAATGCCTGGTGGGCGGCCACACTGCAGCGCGAATTTGGCATCATCAGTTATCTGGAAATGGAATACGAAACCCATTACCGGCGCTTTTTTATGCCATCCATTCGCGGCGCCGAAGAGGGCAGTAAAAAACGCTATGCCGGGTTAATTGTCGATGCCCGCGGCGAACCTCAGATGGTGTTTAAAGGGCTGGAAACAGTACGCAGTGACTGGACCCCGCTGGCGCGTAATTTTCAGAAAGAGCTGTACCGGCGTATTTTTCTCCAGCAGCCCTACGCCCAATGGCTGCGCGATGAAGTTAAGGCTCTACTGGCCGGCGAGCGCGATGAGCAGCTGGTCTACCGTAAGCGCTTACGCCAGCCACTCAGTGCGTATCAGAAAAATATTCCGCCCCACGCGCAGGCTGCGGCCAAGCTGGAACAATGGCTGCAGCTGAAAGGGCTGCCGTCCCGTTTCGGTCAGCGCGGCGGGCGGATTGAGTACCGCATGACCCTAAACGGCCCGGAACCGCTGTGGCCCGATGGCAGCGTCGGGGCGGCGGTGGATTACGGGCATTATCTGGAGAAACAATTGCGGCCACTGGCCGAAGCGATTTTTCATTTTATCGGCGAGGATTTTGCCGACCTCGCCGGTTTGCAGTTGTCGTTATTCTGA
- a CDS encoding cyclic nucleotide-binding domain-containing protein has protein sequence MYLNGKPTETLDKLLARLPQLTKELLDGFELNASPITLEGIDDLYSHFDRDQMFLVQDGVLYLSKNGQNLVSFDEGDLIGILQAFNMPGPVLRTDEFVELIPIDRERFLRHVYADKRLQHYWSHLLVCQNALLVNYLADMFRDQVRPTAGFQNIAAGETIIRQGDIADHVYTIISGEADVYVDGQKVGDIGEEEVFGAMAVFTGEPRSATVIARTPCTIMAVPQKDFILLIEAQPQAAVNLIENLARRIITLNQQLIDKTDA, from the coding sequence ATGTATCTGAATGGCAAACCAACAGAAACTCTGGACAAGTTACTGGCGCGGCTACCGCAACTGACCAAAGAGTTACTGGACGGTTTTGAGCTGAACGCCAGCCCCATTACCCTGGAAGGCATTGATGACCTGTACAGCCACTTTGATCGTGACCAAATGTTTCTGGTGCAGGACGGTGTGCTGTATCTGAGCAAAAATGGCCAGAATCTGGTGAGTTTCGACGAAGGGGATTTAATCGGTATTCTGCAGGCGTTCAATATGCCGGGCCCGGTGCTGCGTACCGATGAATTTGTTGAGCTGATCCCCATTGACCGCGAACGCTTCCTGCGCCATGTGTACGCCGATAAGCGCCTTCAGCATTACTGGAGCCATCTGCTGGTGTGCCAGAACGCCTTGCTGGTGAATTATCTGGCCGATATGTTCCGCGATCAGGTCCGCCCGACCGCCGGTTTCCAGAATATCGCCGCCGGTGAAACCATTATCCGCCAGGGCGACATTGCCGACCATGTTTACACCATCATCAGCGGCGAAGCCGATGTGTATGTCGATGGTCAGAAAGTCGGCGACATTGGCGAAGAGGAAGTGTTCGGCGCCATGGCCGTTTTTACCGGCGAACCACGCTCAGCCACGGTGATCGCCCGTACCCCCTGCACCATTATGGCGGTGCCGCAGAAAGATTTTATCCTGCTGATCGAAGCCCAGCCGCAGGCGGCCGTGAACCTGATCGAAAACCTGGCGCGCCGTATCATTACCCTGAATCAGCAGCTGATCGATAAAACCGACGCCTGA
- the gluQRS gene encoding tRNA glutamyl-Q(34) synthetase GluQRS: protein MSAPSPYIGRFAPSPTGPLHFGSLLAALASYLDARAVQGRWLVRIEDLDPPREDPTAAAQILQILDAYGLHWDGEVRYQSLRNEAYQQFLDELIQAGLAFPCQCSRKQLAGLPHRGNCHCSASTDIAWRFLCPDGRYCFDDRLQGHWCEDYAAAIGDFVLKRRDGPWSYQLAVVCDDIDQGVTHIVRGIDLIDSTARQALLYQAVGAALPGYAHIPVALESNGQKLSKQNLARALNTEDIAGTLFTALQWLRQQPPAELRGSHTELLRWAVQHWQPQALHGMQALPAPAGFQR from the coding sequence ATGTCTGCACCATCTCCTTATATTGGCCGTTTTGCCCCGTCGCCCACCGGGCCGCTGCACTTTGGTTCGCTGCTGGCGGCGCTGGCCAGTTATCTGGACGCCCGCGCCGTGCAGGGCCGCTGGCTGGTGCGGATAGAAGACCTGGATCCACCCCGGGAAGACCCGACCGCTGCGGCGCAGATTCTGCAAATTCTGGATGCCTACGGTCTGCATTGGGATGGCGAAGTGCGTTATCAGAGCTTGCGCAACGAGGCCTACCAGCAGTTTCTGGATGAATTGATTCAGGCTGGGCTGGCGTTTCCCTGCCAGTGTTCACGCAAACAGCTGGCCGGGTTGCCGCATCGCGGTAACTGCCACTGCAGCGCCAGCACCGACATCGCCTGGCGCTTTTTATGCCCGGATGGCCGTTACTGTTTTGATGACCGTCTGCAGGGGCACTGGTGCGAAGACTACGCCGCCGCGATCGGTGACTTTGTACTGAAACGCCGCGATGGCCCCTGGTCGTACCAGCTGGCGGTGGTTTGTGACGACATTGATCAGGGTGTTACCCACATCGTGCGTGGTATCGACCTGATCGACTCCACCGCCCGGCAGGCGCTGTTGTATCAGGCCGTCGGCGCGGCCTTGCCCGGCTATGCCCATATTCCGGTGGCGCTGGAGAGTAACGGCCAGAAGCTCAGCAAACAGAATCTGGCGCGGGCGCTGAATACCGAAGATATAGCCGGTACGCTGTTCACGGCGTTGCAGTGGCTACGGCAGCAACCGCCGGCGGAACTGCGCGGCAGCCATACTGAATTGCTGCGCTGGGCCGTGCAGCACTGGCAGCCGCAGGCCCTGCACGGGATGCAGGCGCTGCCGGCGCCGGCGGGTTTTCAGCGCTGA
- a CDS encoding sigma-54-dependent transcriptional regulator, whose amino-acid sequence MSHILVVEDEAIIRQSVCRLLQRHQYDVTDVDSLDAAKAHDLSRFDLIISDLRLPGGMGTELVELAGTTPVLIMTSYASLRSAVDAMKMGAVDYIAKPFDHEEMLRAVKRILTESQLAQKAPTPKALQQEVNREYPHSGIIGSCEPMLLLFKKISKVAPTDATVLILGESGTGKELVARALHNQSRRGKAEIISVNCAAIPPTLIESELFGHEKGAFTGANAMRQGLVEAADGSTLFLDEIGELPLEAQARLLRVLQEGEIRRVGSVQSIKVDVRLVAATHRNLKEMAQRGEFREDLYYRLNVVELSLPPLRERGDDVVEIANAMLARACEKMQQPPMHFTADAVQAIRTYQWPGNVRELENAVERAVILADDDSIPAAILGLDLSPDRYISTSMRENLVQPEPYSSAGQPQQQGDLSLDDYFVHFVLENEQAMTETELARKLGISRKSLWERRQRLGIPRRKGNR is encoded by the coding sequence ATGAGCCATATTCTGGTTGTTGAAGACGAAGCTATTATCCGCCAGTCGGTGTGTCGTTTGCTGCAACGCCATCAATACGATGTTACCGATGTCGATTCGCTGGATGCCGCCAAAGCCCATGACCTCAGCCGCTTTGATCTGATCATCAGTGATCTGCGCTTACCGGGAGGCATGGGCACCGAGCTGGTGGAACTGGCCGGCACTACGCCGGTACTTATTATGACCAGTTATGCCAGTCTGCGCTCAGCGGTGGATGCCATGAAAATGGGCGCCGTCGACTACATTGCCAAACCCTTTGACCATGAAGAAATGCTGCGGGCGGTGAAGCGTATCCTTACAGAGTCGCAGCTGGCACAGAAAGCGCCTACGCCGAAAGCCCTGCAGCAGGAAGTGAACCGCGAATACCCGCACAGCGGCATTATCGGCAGTTGTGAACCCATGTTGTTGCTGTTCAAAAAGATCAGCAAAGTCGCACCCACCGATGCCACCGTGCTGATTCTGGGTGAGTCCGGTACCGGTAAAGAACTGGTGGCCAGGGCGCTGCATAACCAAAGCCGTCGCGGTAAGGCCGAAATAATCTCGGTAAACTGTGCCGCCATTCCGCCAACCCTGATTGAATCGGAGCTGTTCGGTCATGAGAAAGGTGCTTTTACTGGTGCCAATGCCATGCGCCAGGGGCTGGTAGAAGCCGCCGATGGCAGCACGCTGTTCCTCGATGAAATCGGTGAGCTGCCGCTGGAAGCCCAGGCACGCCTGCTGCGGGTACTGCAGGAAGGTGAAATCCGCCGCGTTGGCTCGGTACAGAGCATCAAAGTGGATGTGCGCCTGGTTGCTGCCACGCACCGTAACCTGAAGGAAATGGCCCAGCGCGGCGAGTTCCGGGAAGATTTGTATTACCGCCTGAACGTGGTGGAACTGAGCCTGCCACCGCTGCGTGAGCGCGGTGACGATGTGGTGGAGATTGCCAACGCCATGCTGGCCCGGGCCTGCGAAAAAATGCAGCAACCGCCCATGCACTTTACCGCCGATGCGGTGCAGGCCATCCGCACCTACCAATGGCCTGGCAATGTGCGTGAGCTGGAAAATGCGGTGGAGCGGGCGGTGATTCTGGCCGATGACGACAGCATTCCGGCCGCTATTCTGGGCCTCGATTTATCGCCGGACCGTTATATCAGTACCAGCATGCGGGAAAACCTGGTGCAGCCGGAGCCTTACAGCAGTGCCGGTCAGCCGCAGCAGCAGGGTGATTTGTCGCTGGACGATTATTTTGTGCATTTTGTGCTGGAAAACGAACAGGCCATGACCGAAACCGAACTGGCACGCAAGCTGGGTATTTCCCGCAAGAGCCTGTGGGAACGGCGCCAGCGTTTGGGTATTCCCCGCCGCAAAGGCAACCGCTGA
- a CDS encoding tRNA-uridine aminocarboxypropyltransferase encodes MNPNSVARLRLQELAKARRPFLARGSKTQRCEQCLLAQANCLCAQRPQPGGRCAVLFIMYHGEVFKPSNTGRLIADVVADNHAFQWDRTQHDPALLTLLADPRYQPIVIFPHQYAEPERCIDSPQQLPEVVSGAKIPLFVFLDGTWREAKKIFRSPYLQGLPVLGIQPQQASAYQLREAAHLHQLCTAEVGVEVLKLAGDTDAATTLNEYFALFRERYLLGKANINLPPQRQLSELFGAGHDGDYPIT; translated from the coding sequence ATGAACCCCAATTCCGTTGCCCGTCTGCGTTTGCAGGAACTGGCCAAAGCGCGCCGGCCGTTTCTCGCCCGCGGCAGTAAAACGCAGCGCTGTGAGCAGTGTTTGCTGGCGCAGGCCAATTGTCTGTGTGCACAGCGGCCGCAGCCGGGTGGGCGTTGCGCGGTGTTGTTTATCATGTACCACGGCGAGGTGTTCAAACCGAGCAATACCGGCCGCTTAATTGCCGATGTGGTGGCCGATAACCACGCCTTTCAGTGGGACCGTACTCAGCATGATCCTGCCTTGCTGACGCTGCTGGCCGATCCGCGCTACCAGCCCATCGTGATTTTTCCGCACCAGTACGCCGAGCCGGAGCGCTGTATTGATTCACCACAGCAGCTGCCGGAGGTGGTCAGCGGGGCGAAAATTCCGTTGTTCGTGTTTCTGGATGGCACCTGGCGTGAGGCCAAAAAGATATTCCGCAGCCCTTACCTGCAGGGGCTGCCGGTGCTGGGCATTCAGCCGCAGCAGGCGTCGGCCTATCAGTTGCGCGAAGCGGCGCATCTGCATCAGCTGTGCACCGCCGAAGTAGGGGTGGAGGTGCTGAAACTGGCCGGTGATACCGACGCGGCCACGACTCTGAATGAGTACTTTGCGTTGTTCCGTGAGCGCTATTTATTGGGCAAAGCCAACATCAACCTACCGCCGCAGCGGCAGCTGAGTGAGCTGTTCGGGGCCGGCCATGATGGCGATTATCCCATCACTTGA
- a CDS encoding sensor histidine kinase encodes MSFSLGQLSFIVLGYLFVLFTTAYAVERGWVPRRWVRHPLVYIFSLGVYASAWAFYGSVGMASQYGYGFLAYYLGIAGAFVLSPVLLRPILHITRIYQLSSLADLLAFRYRSRLAGMLVSLFMLAVVVPMLTLQISAVADTLYLLNNELSLTTLAFGFCVVMVLFAVLFGARHVSPREKHEGLVFALAFESLVKLLAILVLGGVVLLSVFAPAGGLEQWLVDHQELLTNRQLTLQEGPWRTLLLVFFAAAVVMPHMFHVTFTENLNSDALKPASWAFPLFLLAMAMMVPPILWAGVYLNVQTPAEYFAIGIGLQLQSPALVIITFLGGLAAASGIMIVMTLATAAMFLNHLVLPFHKPSPRHDFYRWLLWVRRALIAGILLLAYFFYAAIGTGLDLNRLGLLAFVASLQFLPGVLGLLYWPRSNRKGFLSGLIAGILVWTYSMLLPFSAYRMDWQLPLPLPVVDETNWHLAAIAAFGINMLLFVLVSLVSRQKASEVSAAQACSVDTLSRPSRRPLIAGNSNDVIVALSKPLGRYVAEREVYQALADLDLPSYEDRPYALRRLRARLEANLSGLMGPTVAHDIVSRYLPFQENAELSEDIYQIEQRLEGFHDRLSGLAGELDNLRRYHRQTLERLPMGVCSLADDGEILMWNQAMTDLTQIPARQVTGSHLSRLPPPWQSLLQDFLRNRAMHEYKKRVDIGARPRWFSLHKSVIKPSGGQPGGIVLLMEDQTDTQLLEDELMHSERLASIGRLAAGVAHEIGNPVTAIDCLAQNMRYETENPELLEMANQIQEQTRRVTRIVQSLMNFAHAGHHSTEHEPVNLAHIINEAMQLLRLSKRSQDIQFENLCDDSLYLLGDAQRLVQVFVNLLSNARDASRPGQTIRVDAEADKHQLVVRVVDEGHGVQADKLDRIFEPFFTTKDVGKGTGLGLSLVYSIVEEHYGHIAIESPVSNGRGTCVKVSLPRYHPEPVTESSEPAA; translated from the coding sequence ATGAGCTTTAGTCTGGGGCAGCTGAGTTTTATCGTTCTCGGCTATTTGTTCGTCTTGTTTACCACCGCCTATGCGGTGGAACGTGGCTGGGTGCCGCGGCGCTGGGTGCGGCATCCGCTGGTGTATATTTTCTCGCTGGGTGTGTACGCCAGTGCCTGGGCGTTTTATGGCTCGGTGGGCATGGCCAGCCAGTATGGCTATGGCTTTCTGGCCTATTACCTGGGGATTGCCGGCGCCTTTGTGCTGTCGCCGGTGCTGCTGCGGCCGATTCTGCACATTACCCGTATTTATCAGCTCAGTTCGCTGGCCGATTTGCTGGCCTTCCGTTACCGCAGCCGGCTGGCCGGCATGCTGGTGTCGCTGTTTATGCTGGCAGTCGTGGTGCCGATGCTGACGCTGCAGATTTCCGCGGTGGCCGACACCCTGTATCTGCTGAATAACGAGCTATCGCTAACCACCCTGGCCTTTGGTTTCTGCGTGGTGATGGTGTTGTTTGCGGTGCTGTTCGGTGCCCGGCATGTGTCGCCGCGGGAAAAGCACGAAGGGCTGGTGTTTGCGCTGGCGTTTGAGTCGCTGGTGAAACTGCTGGCCATTCTGGTGCTGGGCGGGGTGGTGTTGCTGTCGGTATTTGCGCCGGCCGGCGGGCTGGAGCAGTGGCTGGTGGATCATCAGGAGTTGCTGACCAACCGGCAGCTGACGCTGCAGGAAGGTCCGTGGCGCACGTTGCTGCTGGTGTTTTTTGCCGCGGCGGTGGTGATGCCGCACATGTTTCACGTCACTTTCACCGAAAACCTCAACAGTGATGCGCTGAAACCGGCCAGCTGGGCCTTTCCGCTGTTTCTGCTGGCCATGGCCATGATGGTGCCGCCGATTCTGTGGGCCGGGGTCTATCTGAATGTGCAGACGCCGGCGGAGTATTTTGCCATTGGTATTGGCCTGCAGCTGCAGTCACCGGCGCTGGTGATTATTACCTTCCTCGGCGGACTGGCGGCGGCGTCCGGCATTATGATTGTGATGACGCTGGCCACGGCGGCCATGTTCCTCAATCATCTGGTTCTGCCTTTCCATAAGCCCAGCCCGCGCCACGATTTCTACCGCTGGTTGCTGTGGGTGCGGCGTGCGCTGATCGCCGGCATTCTGCTGCTGGCTTACTTCTTTTATGCCGCCATCGGTACCGGGCTGGATCTGAACCGGCTGGGCTTGCTGGCCTTTGTCGCCTCGCTGCAGTTTTTACCCGGGGTGCTGGGGTTGCTGTACTGGCCGCGCTCCAATCGTAAGGGTTTTTTGTCGGGACTGATCGCCGGCATTCTGGTCTGGACCTACAGCATGCTGCTGCCGTTTTCGGCCTACCGTATGGATTGGCAATTACCGCTGCCGTTGCCGGTGGTGGACGAAACCAACTGGCATCTGGCGGCCATTGCGGCCTTTGGCATCAATATGCTGCTGTTTGTGCTGGTCAGTCTGGTCAGCCGCCAGAAAGCCTCGGAAGTGTCCGCGGCGCAGGCCTGTTCGGTGGATACCCTGTCGCGTCCCAGCCGGCGGCCGCTGATTGCCGGCAACTCCAACGATGTGATTGTGGCGCTGAGCAAACCGCTGGGCCGTTATGTGGCTGAGCGTGAGGTGTATCAGGCACTGGCCGATCTGGATTTGCCTTCTTACGAAGACCGTCCTTATGCGCTGCGGCGGCTGCGGGCGCGGCTGGAAGCCAACCTGTCTGGCCTGATGGGGCCGACGGTGGCGCACGATATTGTCAGCCGTTATCTGCCGTTCCAGGAAAATGCCGAACTCAGTGAGGATATTTACCAGATTGAGCAACGGCTGGAAGGCTTCCATGACCGCCTCAGTGGTCTGGCCGGTGAGCTGGATAACCTGCGCCGTTATCACCGCCAAACGCTGGAGCGCCTGCCGATGGGGGTGTGTTCGCTGGCCGATGATGGCGAAATTCTGATGTGGAATCAGGCCATGACTGACCTGACCCAGATTCCGGCCCGGCAGGTAACCGGCTCGCATCTGAGCCGGTTGCCCCCGCCCTGGCAGAGTCTGCTGCAGGACTTCCTGCGAAACCGCGCCATGCATGAATATAAAAAACGGGTGGATATCGGCGCCCGGCCGCGCTGGTTCAGTCTGCACAAATCGGTGATCAAACCCAGCGGCGGTCAGCCCGGTGGTATTGTGCTGCTGATGGAAGATCAGACCGACACCCAGTTGCTGGAAGACGAACTGATGCACAGCGAACGGCTGGCGTCGATTGGTCGGTTGGCGGCTGGGGTAGCGCACGAAATCGGTAACCCGGTGACGGCCATTGATTGTCTGGCGCAGAACATGCGCTACGAAACCGAGAACCCCGAACTGCTGGAAATGGCCAACCAGATTCAGGAGCAGACCCGGCGGGTAACCCGTATTGTGCAGTCACTGATGAACTTTGCTCACGCCGGTCATCATTCCACCGAGCATGAGCCGGTGAATCTGGCCCACATTATTAACGAAGCCATGCAGCTGCTGCGCCTCAGCAAGCGCAGCCAGGATATTCAGTTTGAAAACCTGTGCGATGACAGCCTGTATTTACTGGGTGATGCCCAGCGGCTGGTGCAGGTGTTTGTGAACCTGCTCAGCAACGCCCGCGATGCCAGCCGCCCGGGCCAGACCATCCGGGTTGATGCTGAAGCCGACAAACATCAGCTGGTGGTGCGGGTGGTGGACGAAGGCCATGGTGTGCAGGCAGACAAACTGGACCGCATTTTTGAACCCTTCTTTACCACCAAAGATGTGGGCAAAGGCACCGGCCTGGGGCTGTCGCTGGTCTACAGCATTGTCGAAGAACACTATGGCCACATTGCCATCGAAAGCCCGGTCAGCAACGGCCGCGGAACTTGTGTTAAAGTCAGCCTTCCTCGTTACCACCCTGAACCTGTTACAGAATCATCGGAACCCGCTGCATGA